CGATCGAGCTCGATGAAGCGTTCAGGGCGCGGCGTGCCGCGGCCCTGGCGCTGTTGCGGGATTCGGCGCCTTCCGGGCTCGGCATGCCGAAGACGCTGCATCGCTTCGTGCTCGATACCGCGCAGGAGCTGCAGCTCTGGGAGATGGGATGGACCGATGATGACGGCGCGCTCCTGGGCTTTGCACTGGTTGGGCCGAACACCGTTCGGCCGATCGATGCGGCGCGTGGGTTCGACGAGAATTATGGCAGTCTGGCCAGCTGGCCGGTCGAGCGCGGTCACGTTCTTTCCGTTGTTTCCGAAAGAGTCGCGGCGAAAGGACCGTGTCGACAGGTCGGCGAAGCCGGGCTGGACTGGCGCAAGACGACGGACTTCGATGCCGAAGCCCATCCCATGTTCTCGAAAGTTCAGTCCGATGTGGAACGCATATTCCCCGCCGGCCTCACATTGCATCCGAGCCACCCGCAGGCCGAGCTTGTCGAGCGGCTGAAGCAGAATCTCGATGACGATATCGCGGCGGTGCGCAAGCGCGGCGAAGCCAATCGCGCCGAACGCGAGGCGAATGCCGCGTGGCGCACCTTGTTCTCGCGGGAGGCGGCAGCGACGGAGGAGGCGGCGCTGTGCAAGGCTTTTTTCCGTCGCGCCGAGGCCGGCATGCTGGGCTTTGATCCGCCGCGTTCCGCCGAAGATGCCACCATCACGGCAAAGCCGTTGCCTTTTTGCCCGGGGGCGATTCTGATCGAGATGCTCGACCGTCGCGGCAGCCGCCCGCGTCGTGCGCGCTTTCTGATGTCGGCGGATCTGTCGGACGATGACGACTGGATCGAGGCGATGGGATGGACCTCCGTTCCCCTGCATGTGCTGCGGGAACGTTTCGACGTCCATCTGACTGCCGATTCCGTGCCCGGCTATGTCGATTTCTTCAGTGGTCACCTCGCGGGGGATCGCGGGATCTACGCGGTGGTCGAGGATGTCGACGAGCTCTACTGGAAAGGGGTCAGTACACGCAGCCGGGACGAACTCGCCAAGTTGATCGATCCGGTATGTGTCTGGAATCGCGACGGCGTACCCGTGAAGGACGACGAGGGAAACGACTGGTTTCTGGCCACGGCAATGATCGTGGTGGACCGGGATCCCTTTTATGCCACCTTCCTGGTGCGCGGCGATGGGATCGTCTGGATGATCGATGATCAGGAGGTCGGACAGCGGCTTCCCATTGTGCCGCGCACGGTGAGTGAGGATTCGATCTTCGTCTATGTACCGAGGTCGCTGGCATGGAGGGTCTGAAGCGCGCGATCAGCGCGGCTGAATTCAAGGAGCGTCTCGGCCGTAAGGCACTCGACGAACTCGAGCGAGTCACGGTCACCGGTGAAGTCAGCTTTGCGGGCAATGAGTGGCCGGGCAGGCTGCAGTTGCTCAATGTCACTTTTGAAGGCCCGGTCGATCTCAGCAATGCGCGTATCCGGGGTTCGCTCGATCTTGCCGGGTGCGTCTTCCTGCGGACGCTCAGGCTCGACAATTGCCGGATCGACGGCAATCTCGTGCTCGACAAGGTGGAGGTCCATGCGCTCGGGCGCCTTGCTCCCAGCGGATATGACTGGAAGGTCGTCGATCAGCAGCTTTCCGCCGAAGCGATCCACGTGGGCGGCATGCTGAAGGCCGTCTCGTTGCGCGTGCACGGCAGCGCTTCCTTTGCTTCGGCCAGCGTGAACGGCAGCATTCACCTGCGTGGCGCCCAGATCTTCGGGATGCTCGATTGCGCAAATCTACATTGCGATGGCGATGTGATTTTCGCCAATCGATCCGATGCGCGCGAACGTTCGCTGACCTTCGTCCGCGGCAACCTGGAAATGCAGAACGCCCGGATCGCGGGCAATATTGCCTTTGAAGGCCTCCAGGTGCTCCGCAACTGCCTGATGTGGTCGATCGATGTCGGAGGCAATATCTTCATCTCTGGCGCTGTACAGGAATATGACGGCGAGAAGTGGGGCGAGCCGACACGCATCGGCGGCGATCTCAATCTGGCGGCATCCGATGTGCGTGGTCATGTGCAGCTGGAATCGACGATTCTTTCCGGGGCGCTGCAGCTATTTTCGAGCAGCGCCACCCAACTCGCGATAACCATCGGTTCGGAAAGCAATTGGGGTGCCGGTGCATTCAGCCTGAAGGCGGCTGCTATCGACGCAGGCGGCGCCACGATCAAGCGCGGGGCGTCGTTGAACGACGTCGAGATCACCGGAAACCATCAAGACAGCGGCATCAGTTTCCGTAATGCGACGATGGGTAGCCATCTCAATTTCTGGTCGGGGCTGCTCGATGGTTCCGGCACCCGTGTCGTCGGCGACATCGACTGCCGGAGCGCTGATATCGGCGGCGATTGCCAGCTGACCAATGTGCTGGCCGACGGCGCGGTGTCGCTCGACGATGCCACGATCGCGGGTGACGTGCTGTGTCGGTCCGCCGTCTCGCTGCTCGACGATGCCATCAAGCGTGAGGCGGGCGTCGAGAAAGTCAGGTCGCTGTTGCAGCGCGCGCGCGCGGAACGCGCGGAAGATGCCGGCCCCAACACGTCGGTCCGGCAGTTCTCGATGTCGATGGTCGAGGTTTCGAACGATATCGACTTGTCCGGGCTGGTGCTTCGCGCGACCGGGGAGGAGATCGAGGAAGGCCATAATTACGGGCGCCTGACTGCGGACGATTGCAGCGTCACCGGCGAGTTCCTGCTCGCGCGCGAAGTCACATGGCGTGACGAGTGTTTCCGCAGGGAGGCCGAAATTCCCGGATCCGCTCACTTGCGCGGGTCGACGATCAACACGCTCGTCGTCGCCGACGGCAGCTTCCAGTCGCGCAAGGCCGATCCCGAACGTTCCGGCCTCTGCCTCGACGGATGTCGCATCGACGAAATGATCTTCCTTGGCCTGAACGGGCACAGGGGATTTCCGGTGCCGCTGACTCTCTCTGATATCGACGTGCGCATCTGGCGGCTGGGCGAAACCGATGCGAAACGCCTGAAGCTGTATCGCGCGCTGCTGAATTCCGATCCGCAGTTTCGCAGTTCCTCCTATCTCTCGATCGAGCAGTTCCTGCGCAAGGGCGGATATGAAGACGCCGCCGACGGCATCTATCGCAGCATGATGCGGCGCGGATATCGTGCGCGCCGTGCCAGCCAGCGGTTCGGCCCCTCCTGGGTCCTGCGCTGGCTCTTTTCACCGTTTCGTGCGCTGCTGTGGGATCTGGGCATTGGGTATGGCACTGCGCCGACCCGGCTGCTGGTGCCGATCCTTGCCTTGTTCGCCATCGGTTTCACCGGCGTCTACACCGACGCGCGCAATTTTTCTCCCACGCTGCTCGAGGAGATCAAGCAGCATGGGGGAGAGGTTTCCGATGTGCCGCGGCAATGGAATGGCTGGGACGCCGCCTCGATCGGGCTGCGCACGCATATTCCGCTGATCGGCCTTGGTGTGCGCGACGAGTGGGAACTGGCGGACGACGGCGATCGGCCGCTCTATCTCTGGCAACAGAGGATCGAGGCGATGCGGCCCGAGGATTTCGGGCTGCTGATGATCCTGCTCAATTTCGCGCTCTGGCCGCCGCTGCTCGCCTTCGCGTTGCGCCGGGTGTTTCGACAGGCCAGTTGATCGAATGAAGCCCGGATGTCGGCGCGTAAACGCCTGAAATCACGGCGGAGGCGAAAGGGCCATTCTGACTTTGCCTTTGCCGGGCGAATTGCGGTACGCTCCGGTGATGCCGCCGGGCGGACGGGTCGGCCGGTCGTTTGCGGGCAGATGGGGTGTTTTACACAGGGGAACGCCGTTGTTCCGGGTCGCGGGTAACGTGCGTGCGTAAGCGGAGGGGCTAGTGAATTTGATACCTGACGTGGCGCTTGCTGAAAACAGCAGCCAGCGTCTGCCGTGCGTCGTGGTGCTCGACGGGTCCACGTCCATGTCCCAGAACAATGCGATCGGCGCTCTGAACGACGGACTGCGGCTGCTTGAGGAAGACCTCAAGGCCGATGACGTCGCGCGCCAGCGGGTGCGGATCATGGTGCTGCGCGTCGGCGCGCCGCAGGATGTGGAAGTCGTCACCGACTGGACCGACGCGATCGAATTCGAAGCGCCCGAGATCGAAGCCAATGGCATGACGCCATTGGGCCTGGCGGTGCGCCGCGCGCTTGAGGAAATCGAGGACGAGAAGGATCGCTATCGCGATCACGGCATTCCCTATAACCGCCCCTGGCTGTTCATCCTGACCGACGGCGAACCGACCGATCCCGATTGGGAAGCCGCCGCCGCCGAATGCCGTGCAGCCGAGGAATCGGGCCGGGTGTCGGCGTTCTGCGTCGGCGTGGGCGACGCCAATATGGACAAGCTCGGCCGGTTTTCGCAGCGCAGCCCGCTGGCGCTCAAGGGACTGGCCTTTCGCGAATTCTTCCTCTGGCTCAGCCGTTCGGCGCGGGCCGGATCGAAATCCGCGCCCAGCGACAATATCCAGATGGCGGCGCCGCAGGATTGGGCAGTGGTGCCGGGCCGGAGCGACTGATGCTGGCGACACCTGCCTGGCGGGTGGCGGGAAGCTCGATTACCGGACCGTCGCATGTTCAAACCGGCACGCCCTGTCAGGATCGGCACCGGCTGCACGTCGCGCAATCAGGCGCGCTGATCGCGATCGTTTCGGATGGGGCCGGTTCGGCGGAATATGGCGGCGAGGGCGCAGCGCTGCTGTGCGATCGGCTGGTCGCGCGGCTCGACCGGCATTTGTCCGCCGGCGTCCGCAAGACCGGCACGCGCGCCGGGCTGCTGGGCCTGTGCCGGGCGGTGCGCGAGGGCGTGCATGACGCGCGCGAGGCGGCGCGGGCACAGGGTGCGGAAGCGGGCGTGGGGCTGGAGTCGTTTCACGCGACGCTGGTTGGCGCGGTGATGCTGCCGCGCCAGGGCGGGCTGTTCTTCCATATCGGCGACGGCGCGGCGCTCGCGATCGGCGGCGACGGCGAACGCTGGCAGCTGTCGGCGCCGAGTAACGGCGAATATGCCGACACGACCTATTTCTACACCGAACCGGACTGGCGGACGAACCTGCGCTTTTCGCTGATCGACGGCGGCTATGATACGATATTCGTCATGACCGACGGCGTTACCGATCTCGCGCTTTCCGCGCGGCCGGGCGGGCATGAGCCGTTCATGCCCTTTTTCCGCCCGATCGGCCGCTATCTTGCCGGCGCGACCCGCGAGGAAGGCGAGGAGGCGCTGAGCGCGACGCTGGACAGCGGCGCGGTGCGCGAACGGACATCGGATGACAAGACGCTGGTCTGGGCACAGGTGGCCGGGCCATGAGCGAAATCTATCTGGGCACGGGGGCGAAGCAGCGCCCGCTGCGGCTGGGCAAGCTGCTCGGCGAAGGCGCGGCGGGCAAGGTCTATTCGATTCCCGAAATGCCCGGATCGGCCGCCAAAATCTATCATGGCGAGGCCGAATGCCGCCGCTATGAAGCGAAGATCGACCGGATGCTGGCCAACCCGCCGGACCTTTCGGCTGCGGTGCACGAAGGCGTCCGCTATCCGCAGATCGCCTGGCCCGAGGCCAAGCTCTACGACAAGGCGCGGCGCTTCATCGGCTTTCTGATGCCGGAGATCGATTTCCGGCGCTCGACCAGCCTCGTCAATCTGCTGCAGAAGAACAGCCGCCGCGTCGAGAAGCTGTCCGACTATTACGGCTATCGCGTGCTGGTGGCGCGCAACCTGGCCTCGGTGTTCGCCGAGCTGCACCGCGCCGGCCACCACATGATCGACATGAAGCCCGCCAATCTGCGCTTCTATCCCGCGGTCAGCTGGATGGCGGTGGTCGATACCGACGGATTCAGCATCGCCGGGTCGGAGGGACGCATTCCCGCCGAGCAGGTGAGCGACGAATATATCGCACCCGAAAGCTGGAAACAGGAGCCAGCCGCGCTGGGCGAGGCGCAGGATCAGTTCGCGCTCGCGGTGATCATCTTCCAGCTGCTCAACAACGGCGTCCATCCCTTTGCCGGCAAGGCGGCGCCGGGCACGCCGGCGCAACCCGCCGATATCCAGTCGCGCATCCTCAAGGGGCTCTATCCCTATGGCGCATCGCCGCCCGACGATGTCGTGCCCAGTGCGGCGAGCATCCACAAATCCTTTCGCCGGGCGACGCGGTCGCTGTTCGACCGCGCTTTCATGCCCGGGCAGGCGCGGCCGGACGCGGCGGAATGGCGCGATCATCTCGACACGCTGATCTCGCAGCTCGTTCCCTGCCCGGCAAAGCCGAAGGAACATGCGCATTTCGGGATGGGGTGCGGCTTTTGCGCGCATGACGCGCGGATCGAGGCGTCGGCCCAGAGCGCGCCGCGCCGTCCGCCGCGACGCACCGCGATGGCGCGCCCGGCCGGTGCGACGCGGCCGCGTCCCGGTCAGGCGGTCGCGCTGCGGCGGATGCCGCATCCGGGCAAGGGAATCCCGTTGCGCGCGCATCGGCGCAGACGTTCCGGCGCCCTTGGCGGGATGGCGGCGATATTCGCGGTGTTGTTGCTGGGGACCGTGCTGATCGGGCAGCAATGGATCGCATTGCCGTTGCGGGCCGGCGGCATCGCCGATGGCGAGGCGTCCGCCGCGCAGTTCCAGGCGGCGGCGGATCGATCGGCTACCGGCACGATCGACGGGCGCGCCGCCGATGCGCAGATCGATACGTTCGAAACAGGGCGCGAATTTCTGGTATTGCCGGGCGACGGCAAGTTGACGGCGGACCTGCGTGACGGCCCGGGCCAGGATTTCGCGCTGGTCTCACGCCTTTCGCTTTACGAAAATGTGATCGGTCGCGGCACCAGCGTCGATGCCGAAGGCGTGACCTGGGTGTGGATCGTGCGCGAGCGTGACGGATCGCCGGGCTTCGTGCCCGAAGCGGCGCTGGTTCCCAATGAAGCCGATTTCGAATCCGACATCGTCGACTATGGATCGCTGTGCAGCGCCACGATACCGGGCAGCCGACCGCGATATGACTGCGCGGTCGACGGCGCGGCCAAGGTCGGCAGGCAGGTCGCCCACCGTTATCGCGACCTGATCGACAGTACACGGGGGTTCGATCGCATTTCGCTGACCGAACAGCGCCAGCGCTGGGGCGCCGAGCTTCGCGAATGCGGCTTGTCGGTCAATGCCGAGGCATGCCGGCTGCGCGTCAACCGGCGCCACTATGAACAGCTCGACAGCGCCTATGGTGCCGACCCGGAAGCCAGGCGTCCCACCGCCAGTGCGCTGGGGCGCCCCGACGACGGGCCGGTCGGCGCTCCGTTCAGTCCGATTTGAGCGCGTCCGCAATGCGGCGATAGGCGGCTCCTTCGGCCAGCCCGGCCGCGCGCTCCGACAATTGCCGATAGGCGGCCAGCACGGCCTTTCCTTCGTCGGTTACCGATGCGCCGCCACCGCGCACCGTCGTCACCAGCGGTGCGGCAAAGCAGCGATTGCAGGTATCGACCAGCAGCCAGGCCCGGCGATAGCTCATCCCCAGCGTGCGTGCCGCCGCCGAAATCGACCCGGTTTCGCCGATCGCCGCGATCAACGCCGCCTTGCCGGGGCCGAACGCGATTTCATCGCCGGCACAGATCTGGATCTTCAGCTTCAGGCGGGCGATGCGCGCCTCCTTTCGTTGATCGCCAAGCTATATACAGCGGGATACAGCATGGCTATGCCGGAGCGATGTCTGCATGTCGGTGGGCGGCCGCCTGATGCCGCGTTTCCTTTCACGCCGGCCCCTGCTTTGGGGGGTGCTGGCGCTGCTCGTCGCGGCGCTGGTCGGGGTGACGATGCTGCGGGCGCCGCGCGGGGACGCAGCCCCCGTGGTGCTCGCTGCCGCCAGTCTGCAGGAAGCGATGGGCGCCGCTGCCGATGCCTGGGCCGCGAAGGGGCATCCGCGCCCCGTATTGAGCTTCGCCGCGTCCTCCGCGCTGGCGCGACAGGCGGCGAGCGGTGCGACGGCGGATCTGTTCGCTTCGGCCGACGAGGCATGGATGGACGATCTGGAGCAGCGCGGTGCCATCGTGCCGGAAAGCCGCGCCACCTTTCTTGCCAACCGGCTGGTGCTGATCGCGCGCGCCGATTTCCAACTGCCGCCCGAACGCGCAGGGGGCCATGATGTCGCTTCGCTGGTCCGGGCCGGGGACCGGCTGGCAATGGCCGACACCGATGCCGTGCCCGCGGGGCGCTACGGCAAGGCCGCGTTGGAACATCTCCATCAGTGGGAGCGCGTTGCGCCGCATGTCGTGCGCGCGGAGAATGTCCGCGCCGCGCTGGCGCTGGTCGAGCGCGGCGCGGCCCCGCTCGGCATCGTCTATGCCACCGATGCGGCGGCATCGGACAAGGTGCGGGTGCTGGCGACCTTCCCTGAAAACAGCCATCCGCCGATCCGCTATCCGCTTGCGCGATTGAAGGCATCGACCAGCCCCGATGCCGAGCCGTTTCGCAATTTCCTGCTTTCGCCGGAAGCCGCCGCGATCTTCGCGCGCTTCGGTTTCTCGCCGCTGGCGGGTTGACGCGGTGTCGGACGCCGCCTTCTGGACCATCGTCGCCCTTTCGCTCCGGGTGGGGGGTGTCGCCATCGTCGCGACGATACCGATCGCCTTCGCGCTGGCCTGGCTGCTCGCGCGCGGGCGGTTTCGCGGCAAGGTGCTGCTCGATGGAGTCATCCACCTCCCGCTCGTTCTGCCGCCGGTCGTCACCGGCTGGCTGCTGTTGCTGCTGTTCGCGCCATCGGGGCCGGTGGGTGCCGTTACGCAGGCGCTGTTCGGCGGCACCGTGCTCTTTCGCTGGACCGGCGCGGCAATCGCGGCGGGCGTGATGGCATTGCCGCTGATGGTGCGCGCGATGCGGCTGTCGATCGAGGCAGTCGACCGGCGGCTGGAGGAAGCGGCGCGCACGCTGGGCGCAGGCAGGTGGCGCGTGTTCGCCACAGTCACGCTGCCGCTAAGCCTGCCCGGCGTGCTGGCGGGAGCGGTGCTCGGCTTCGCGCGCGCGCTGGGCGAATTCGGCGCGACGATCACCTTCGTTTCGAACGTGCCGGGACAGACGCAGACGCTGCCGCTGGCAATCTATTCGGCACTGCAGCTTCCCGACGGCACCGCGACGGTCGCGAAGCTGGCAACGGTGTCGGTGGTACTGGCGCTTGCCGCGCTGATCGGATCCGAACTGCTGGCGCGGCGGGCGGGCAGGGGGCTGCATGTCCTTTGACCTCGATGTGACGCTGCGCCGGGGCGAGCGCGACATCGCCTGTCGAATCGAGGTGGGCGAGGGGCTGACGGTGCTTTTCGGCCCCTCGGGGGCGGGCAAGACGAGCGTGCTGCATATGGTTGCGGGGCTGTTGCGGCCCGACACGGGGCATATCCGGGTCGGTGGGCGAACGTTGTTCGATCACGCTGCCGGCGTGAACCTGCCTCCCGAAGCGCGGCGCGGCGGCGTGGTGTTTCAGGAGGCGCGGCTTTTCCCGCATATGCGGGTGCGCGATAATCTGCTGTATGGACAGGCACTCCCCAAGCCGCCGTTTGCGCTGAGCTCGTCGAAGCGCGGTCCTTCCTGCGTACGAAACGAAGACGAAAGGACAGGGCTTCGACAGGCTCAGCCCGAACGAGGGGAGGGGAGCGGTTTATCTCTCGACCGTATCGATTTCCTCGGCATCGGCCATTTGCTCGATCGCTGGCCGCGAACGCTGTCGGGCGGCGAGGCGCGGCGGGTGGCGATCGGGCGTGCGCTGCTTTCCGATCCGCGGTTCCTGCTGCTTGACGAGCCGCTCTCCTCGCTCGACCCGGCGCGGCGCGAGGAGGTGATGCGCGTGATCGAACGTCTGCGCGACGCGATGCGGCTGCCGATCCTGATGGTCACGCATGACCGTGAGGAAGCCGCGCGGCTGGGCACGCGGACAGTCCATTTCTGACGGCTGTACGGGGATTGTTGCACCGCCGAACGGTTTACGCGGCATAAACCTAATCAAGGTTAGTGATGCTGCTTCCGACGGTGGGGGGCACGGGATGACGCGGCTGATTTCGATTGTGGCAATGCTCTTCGCAACTGCGATAGCGGCGCCTCCGGCGCATGCCGGATGGATCGAAGCCGACAAGACCGCCTTCGATCATGGCTGGCTGGTGCTCGCCGGCATCCTCGTCTTCTTCATGCAGATCGGTTTCCTGTTCCTTGAGGCGGGGACGGTGCGTTCGAAGAACAGCATCAATGTCGCGATGAAGAATCTGGTCGATTTCGTCGTGACCACGCTCTGCTATGCGCTGGTCGGATTCGCGCTGATGTTCGGCGCGTCGCAATTCGGCTTTATCGGTTGGAGCAGCCGGCTGGCGCTGGCCGGGTTCACCGACACTTCGACGCTCACTTTCTTCATCTTTCAGGTGATGTTCTGCGGCACCGCCAGCACCATCGTGTCGGGCGCGGTGGCGGAGCGGATGCGCTTC
This genomic interval from Sphingosinithalassobacter tenebrarum contains the following:
- a CDS encoding pentapeptide repeat-containing protein translates to MEGLKRAISAAEFKERLGRKALDELERVTVTGEVSFAGNEWPGRLQLLNVTFEGPVDLSNARIRGSLDLAGCVFLRTLRLDNCRIDGNLVLDKVEVHALGRLAPSGYDWKVVDQQLSAEAIHVGGMLKAVSLRVHGSASFASASVNGSIHLRGAQIFGMLDCANLHCDGDVIFANRSDARERSLTFVRGNLEMQNARIAGNIAFEGLQVLRNCLMWSIDVGGNIFISGAVQEYDGEKWGEPTRIGGDLNLAASDVRGHVQLESTILSGALQLFSSSATQLAITIGSESNWGAGAFSLKAAAIDAGGATIKRGASLNDVEITGNHQDSGISFRNATMGSHLNFWSGLLDGSGTRVVGDIDCRSADIGGDCQLTNVLADGAVSLDDATIAGDVLCRSAVSLLDDAIKREAGVEKVRSLLQRARAERAEDAGPNTSVRQFSMSMVEVSNDIDLSGLVLRATGEEIEEGHNYGRLTADDCSVTGEFLLAREVTWRDECFRREAEIPGSAHLRGSTINTLVVADGSFQSRKADPERSGLCLDGCRIDEMIFLGLNGHRGFPVPLTLSDIDVRIWRLGETDAKRLKLYRALLNSDPQFRSSSYLSIEQFLRKGGYEDAADGIYRSMMRRGYRARRASQRFGPSWVLRWLFSPFRALLWDLGIGYGTAPTRLLVPILALFAIGFTGVYTDARNFSPTLLEEIKQHGGEVSDVPRQWNGWDAASIGLRTHIPLIGLGVRDEWELADDGDRPLYLWQQRIEAMRPEDFGLLMILLNFALWPPLLAFALRRVFRQAS
- a CDS encoding vWA domain-containing protein, with amino-acid sequence MNLIPDVALAENSSQRLPCVVVLDGSTSMSQNNAIGALNDGLRLLEEDLKADDVARQRVRIMVLRVGAPQDVEVVTDWTDAIEFEAPEIEANGMTPLGLAVRRALEEIEDEKDRYRDHGIPYNRPWLFILTDGEPTDPDWEAAAAECRAAEESGRVSAFCVGVGDANMDKLGRFSQRSPLALKGLAFREFFLWLSRSARAGSKSAPSDNIQMAAPQDWAVVPGRSD
- a CDS encoding PP2C family serine/threonine-protein phosphatase, with translation MLATPAWRVAGSSITGPSHVQTGTPCQDRHRLHVAQSGALIAIVSDGAGSAEYGGEGAALLCDRLVARLDRHLSAGVRKTGTRAGLLGLCRAVREGVHDAREAARAQGAEAGVGLESFHATLVGAVMLPRQGGLFFHIGDGAALAIGGDGERWQLSAPSNGEYADTTYFYTEPDWRTNLRFSLIDGGYDTIFVMTDGVTDLALSARPGGHEPFMPFFRPIGRYLAGATREEGEEALSATLDSGAVRERTSDDKTLVWAQVAGP
- a CDS encoding winged helix-turn-helix domain-containing protein; protein product: MARLKLKIQICAGDEIAFGPGKAALIAAIGETGSISAAARTLGMSYRRAWLLVDTCNRCFAAPLVTTVRGGGASVTDEGKAVLAAYRQLSERAAGLAEGAAYRRIADALKSD
- the modA gene encoding molybdate ABC transporter substrate-binding protein, whose protein sequence is MSVGGRLMPRFLSRRPLLWGVLALLVAALVGVTMLRAPRGDAAPVVLAAASLQEAMGAAADAWAAKGHPRPVLSFAASSALARQAASGATADLFASADEAWMDDLEQRGAIVPESRATFLANRLVLIARADFQLPPERAGGHDVASLVRAGDRLAMADTDAVPAGRYGKAALEHLHQWERVAPHVVRAENVRAALALVERGAAPLGIVYATDAAASDKVRVLATFPENSHPPIRYPLARLKASTSPDAEPFRNFLLSPEAAAIFARFGFSPLAG
- the modB gene encoding molybdate ABC transporter permease subunit, which codes for MSDAAFWTIVALSLRVGGVAIVATIPIAFALAWLLARGRFRGKVLLDGVIHLPLVLPPVVTGWLLLLLFAPSGPVGAVTQALFGGTVLFRWTGAAIAAGVMALPLMVRAMRLSIEAVDRRLEEAARTLGAGRWRVFATVTLPLSLPGVLAGAVLGFARALGEFGATITFVSNVPGQTQTLPLAIYSALQLPDGTATVAKLATVSVVLALAALIGSELLARRAGRGLHVL
- a CDS encoding ATP-binding cassette domain-containing protein; translated protein: MSFDLDVTLRRGERDIACRIEVGEGLTVLFGPSGAGKTSVLHMVAGLLRPDTGHIRVGGRTLFDHAAGVNLPPEARRGGVVFQEARLFPHMRVRDNLLYGQALPKPPFALSSSKRGPSCVRNEDERTGLRQAQPERGEGSGLSLDRIDFLGIGHLLDRWPRTLSGGEARRVAIGRALLSDPRFLLLDEPLSSLDPARREEVMRVIERLRDAMRLPILMVTHDREEAARLGTRTVHF